AATCAGGAATCGGTGGTTTAGCAGTTGGTTTAGGGTTAACTGGATACCGTCCAGTACCTGAAATTCAATTTTTCGGCTTCGTATTCGAGGTAATGGATTCGATCAGCGGACAATTGGCTCGTATGAGATACCGTTCAGGCGGTACGTATAATGCACCTGTAACAATCCGTTCTCCATTCGGCGGTGGTGTTCATACGCCTGAAATGCACTCGGATTCATTAGAAGGATTGATGGCTCAATCACCAGGATTGAAAGTAGTTATTCCATCAACACCATATGATGCAAAAGGTTTACTAATTGCTTCGATCCGTGATGATAATCCGGTTATTTTCCTAGAGCATTTAAAACTATACCGTTCATTCCGTGAAGAAGTTCCGGAAGAGTCATATACAATAGAATTGGGTAAAGCAGATGTGAAACGTGAAGGGAAGGACCTTTCGATCATTGCTTACGGCTTAATGGTTCACGAAAGTCTAAAAGCGGCAGAAGAATTGGAAAAAGAAGGCTACTCAGTAGAAGTAATCGATTTGCGTACAATTCAGCCGTTAGATATCGAAACGATTATTGCATCTGTTGAAAAAACAGGTCGCGCAATTGTTGTTCAGGAAGCGCAAAAGCAAGCAGGTATTGCGGCAAATGTAGTCGCAGAAATTACAGAGCGTGCGATTCTATCATTAGAAGCACCAGTATTACGTGTAGCAGCACCGGATACAATCTATTCATTCCCACAAGCGGAAGGTGTATGGTTACCTACGTATAAAGATGTAATGGAAACTGCAAAGAAAGTCTTAACATTCTAAGAATTGAGGGTGAGATAAATGGCATTTACGTTTCGTTTACCAGATATCGGAGAAGGTATTCATGAAGGTGAAATCGTCAAATGGTTCGTTAAACCTGGCGATCAAGTAAAAGAAGACGATATTTTAGCAGAAGTTCAAAATGATAAAGCAGTCGTTGAAATTCCGTCACCAGTTGATGGTACAGTAGAAGAAATCTTTGTAGAAGAAGGAACGGTTGCGATTGTCGGGGATGCCTTAATCCGCTTTGATGCACCAGGCTATGAAGATTTAAAACTAAAAGGTGATGACCACCACGAATCAAATGAATCAAACAAAACAGAAGCACAAGTACAGTCTACTGCTGAGGCTGGCCAAGATGTGAAAAAAGAAGAAACGAAAGCGGATAAGAGTGCAGATACTGCTCAGCCGGAAGCTCCTGCTGAAACAGAAAAAGCTGCATCAACATCTGAAACAGAATCTTCAGGTAAACGCATTATCGCAATGCCTTCTGTTCGTAAGTATGCACGTGAAAAAGGTGTCGACATTCAGCAAGTTTCAGGTACAGGCAAAAATGGCCGTGTGTTAAAAGAAGATATTGAGAGCTTCTTAAACGGAGGTCAACAGTCAGCTTCTGAAACAGAAGAAGTAAATGAGACACAACAGTCGCAAGCAGAAGAGAAACAAACAGATACAAAACAAGCTGCTCCTGTTGTGCTTGAAGGCGAGTTCCCGGAAACACGCGAAAAAATGAGCGGTATCCGCAAAGCGATTGCCAAAGCAATGGTACATTCAAAACATACGGCTCCGCACGTAACGTTAATGGATGAAGTGGATGTAACAGAACTTGTTGCACACCGTAAGCAATTCAAGGATATTGCAGCAGAGCAAGGTATTAAATTAACGTATTTACCGTACGTTGTGAAAGCTTTAATCTCGACTTTACGTAAATATCCTGATTTCAACCGTTCGCTTGATGATGCGACACAAGAAATTATTCAAAAACATTACTATAATATTGGTATTGCGGCTGATACAGAAAAAGGTTTATTAGTTCCTGTAATTAAGCATGCTGATCGTAAGTCAGTGTTCAGCTTATCTCAAGAGATTAATGAATTGGCTGTAAAAGCACGTGATGGTAAGCTAGCGACGCACGAAATGAAAGGCGCGTCAATGTCAATTACAAACATCGGTTCAGCTGGTGGGCAATGGTTCACACCGGTAATTAACCACCCTGAAGTGGCGATCTTAGGAATTGGTCGTATTTCAGAGAAACCAGTAATAAAAAATGGTGAAATTGTAGCAGCACATGTGTTAGCATTATCATTGAGCTTTGATCATCGAATGATCGATGGTGCGACTGCACAAAACGCTTTAAATCATTTAAAACGTTTATTAAGTGAGCCGCAACTATTATTAATGGAGGCGTAAAAAAATGGTAGTAGGAGATTTTCCAATCGAACTAGATACTCTTGTAGTAGGTTCTGGCCCTGGTGGCTATGTAGCAGCAATCCGTGCAGCACAAACAGGTCAAAAGGTAACAATCGTTGAACGTGGAGCATTAGGCGGGGTATGTTTAAACGTAGGTTGTATCCCTTCAAAAGCTTTAATTTCAGTAGGTCACCGCTTTGAAAATGCTCAACATTCAGATGATATGGGTGTTACAGCATCTGAAGTGAAATTAGACTGGTCTAAAGCACA
This genomic window from Solibacillus sp. FSL R5-0449 contains:
- a CDS encoding alpha-ketoacid dehydrogenase subunit beta — encoded protein: MAQMTMIQAITDALRCELKNDENVLVFGEDVGVNGGVFRATEGLQKEFGVDRVFDTPLAESGIGGLAVGLGLTGYRPVPEIQFFGFVFEVMDSISGQLARMRYRSGGTYNAPVTIRSPFGGGVHTPEMHSDSLEGLMAQSPGLKVVIPSTPYDAKGLLIASIRDDNPVIFLEHLKLYRSFREEVPEESYTIELGKADVKREGKDLSIIAYGLMVHESLKAAEELEKEGYSVEVIDLRTIQPLDIETIIASVEKTGRAIVVQEAQKQAGIAANVVAEITERAILSLEAPVLRVAAPDTIYSFPQAEGVWLPTYKDVMETAKKVLTF
- a CDS encoding dihydrolipoamide acetyltransferase family protein — encoded protein: MAFTFRLPDIGEGIHEGEIVKWFVKPGDQVKEDDILAEVQNDKAVVEIPSPVDGTVEEIFVEEGTVAIVGDALIRFDAPGYEDLKLKGDDHHESNESNKTEAQVQSTAEAGQDVKKEETKADKSADTAQPEAPAETEKAASTSETESSGKRIIAMPSVRKYAREKGVDIQQVSGTGKNGRVLKEDIESFLNGGQQSASETEEVNETQQSQAEEKQTDTKQAAPVVLEGEFPETREKMSGIRKAIAKAMVHSKHTAPHVTLMDEVDVTELVAHRKQFKDIAAEQGIKLTYLPYVVKALISTLRKYPDFNRSLDDATQEIIQKHYYNIGIAADTEKGLLVPVIKHADRKSVFSLSQEINELAVKARDGKLATHEMKGASMSITNIGSAGGQWFTPVINHPEVAILGIGRISEKPVIKNGEIVAAHVLALSLSFDHRMIDGATAQNALNHLKRLLSEPQLLLMEA